A region of Beijerinckia sp. 28-YEA-48 DNA encodes the following proteins:
- a CDS encoding (2Fe-2S)-binding protein produces MATLNVNGKSYDADVDPRTPLLWVLRDSLGLTGTKYGCGIAQCGACTVHIDGVAMRSCSVPVNMVAGKKVTTVEGLAVKGALSKVQKAWLDNEVPQCGYCQSGMIMAVTALLKDKPKPTDADIDAALTNICRCGTYQQVRQAIHAAAKA; encoded by the coding sequence ATGGCGACGTTGAACGTCAATGGGAAATCGTATGACGCGGATGTTGATCCGCGCACGCCGTTGTTGTGGGTGTTGCGCGATTCACTTGGGCTGACAGGCACGAAATATGGCTGCGGTATCGCCCAATGCGGCGCCTGCACCGTCCATATCGATGGTGTCGCGATGCGCTCCTGTTCCGTCCCGGTGAATATGGTGGCCGGCAAGAAGGTCACCACCGTCGAGGGCCTGGCTGTCAAAGGCGCGCTGTCGAAAGTGCAGAAGGCCTGGCTCGACAATGAAGTGCCGCAATGTGGCTATTGCCAGAGCGGTATGATCATGGCCGTCACGGCTCTGTTGAAGGACAAGCCGAAGCCGACCGACGCCGACATCGATGCTGCCCTCACCAATATCTGTCGCTGTGGGACCTATCAGCAGGTCCGCCAGGCGATCCATGCAGCAGCGAAAGCGTGA
- a CDS encoding molybdopterin cofactor-binding domain-containing protein — protein MNDMLRFDRRSFLVGTAAVSGGLSLGFRTDGAFAAGETPEVNAWVVVKPDDTVVIRIARSEMGQGSLTGLAQMVAEELECDWSKVTWEYPSPAQNVARKRVWGNYNSTGSQSIRQSQDYVRKGGAAAREMLIQAAANEWKVPAGECSAANSIITHKKSARKISFGKVAAAAAKLEPPKEIVLKDPKNWKLIGKGVKRLDTLDKLTGKQVYGIDIQLPGMLIATVRACMVNGGKLTSFDADKVKGMRGVKSVVRVSDDSVAVVADTFWNARTALAALPVVWDLGENAKVSSASIADMLKEGLSAEQAYVGNKQGDAAGAIAGAAKKVEAVYSYPYQHHVTMEPMNTTALYTAEKCEIWCPTQNGEGALAAVAEASGLPVDKCDVHKLHLGGGFGRRARTDFVSQAVSIAKQMPGTPVKLIWTREEDMGHCAYHPVTQCKFSAGLDADGKVTGLHMRISGQSILASLLPQALQNGMDPAVFQGLTANSPEGHIGYDIPNVLIDHAMRNTHLLAGFWRGVNLNQNALYLESFMDELAKAAGQDPLEFRRKMLKPKHRAVLDAAAAKANYGKAPKGIYQGVAQIMGFGSYVAAIADVSVSDGGQLKIHRIVGATDCGYAVNPAQIERQIAGSFVYGLTAAMYGEITVKDGAVEQTNFDSYNMMRIDEMPKIECVIVPSGGFWGGVGEPTIAVAAPAVLNGIALATGKRIRDMPLMNHSLKKA, from the coding sequence ATGAACGACATGCTCAGATTCGATCGTCGCAGCTTCCTGGTTGGCACCGCTGCTGTCTCCGGTGGCCTCTCGCTCGGCTTCAGAACCGATGGCGCGTTTGCCGCTGGTGAAACGCCCGAGGTCAATGCCTGGGTCGTGGTGAAACCGGACGACACGGTGGTCATTCGCATCGCGCGCTCCGAAATGGGGCAGGGCTCGCTCACAGGCTTGGCGCAGATGGTCGCCGAGGAATTGGAATGCGACTGGTCGAAGGTCACATGGGAATATCCGTCGCCCGCTCAAAACGTGGCGCGCAAGCGTGTGTGGGGGAATTACAATTCCACCGGCAGCCAGAGCATTCGCCAGTCGCAGGACTATGTGCGCAAGGGTGGAGCGGCGGCGCGCGAAATGCTGATTCAGGCGGCTGCCAATGAGTGGAAAGTGCCGGCTGGGGAATGCAGCGCGGCCAACAGCATCATCACGCACAAGAAGAGCGCTCGTAAGATCAGCTTTGGCAAGGTTGCCGCGGCCGCGGCGAAACTTGAACCGCCGAAAGAGATCGTCCTCAAGGATCCGAAGAACTGGAAGCTGATCGGTAAGGGCGTCAAACGGCTTGATACGCTCGACAAACTCACAGGCAAGCAGGTCTATGGCATCGATATCCAGCTGCCCGGCATGCTGATCGCTACCGTGCGCGCCTGCATGGTCAATGGCGGTAAGTTGACGTCGTTTGATGCTGACAAAGTGAAGGGCATGCGCGGCGTCAAATCGGTGGTGCGTGTCAGCGACGACAGTGTCGCTGTCGTTGCCGATACGTTCTGGAACGCGCGCACGGCTCTGGCGGCTTTGCCTGTGGTTTGGGATCTCGGCGAGAACGCCAAAGTATCCAGCGCCAGCATCGCCGACATGCTGAAGGAAGGGCTGTCTGCCGAACAGGCCTATGTGGGCAATAAACAGGGTGATGCCGCCGGCGCTATCGCCGGTGCGGCGAAGAAGGTGGAAGCCGTCTACTCCTATCCCTACCAGCATCACGTCACCATGGAGCCGATGAATACGACGGCGCTCTATACGGCGGAAAAGTGCGAGATCTGGTGCCCGACGCAGAACGGGGAAGGAGCGCTGGCGGCCGTGGCTGAGGCGTCAGGTCTCCCGGTCGATAAATGCGACGTGCATAAACTCCACCTGGGCGGGGGCTTTGGCCGGCGTGCACGAACGGACTTCGTGAGCCAGGCGGTCAGCATCGCCAAGCAGATGCCTGGCACGCCGGTGAAGCTGATCTGGACGCGTGAAGAGGACATGGGCCATTGCGCCTATCATCCTGTCACGCAGTGCAAGTTCAGCGCCGGTCTTGATGCGGATGGCAAGGTGACAGGCCTGCATATGCGTATCTCGGGTCAATCGATCCTGGCTTCGCTCTTGCCGCAAGCCCTGCAAAACGGCATGGATCCGGCGGTGTTCCAAGGTCTGACTGCGAACAGCCCGGAAGGACATATCGGCTACGATATCCCGAATGTTCTGATCGATCATGCCATGCGCAACACGCATCTTCTGGCGGGTTTCTGGCGCGGCGTGAACTTGAACCAGAACGCGCTCTATCTGGAATCGTTCATGGATGAGCTGGCGAAAGCGGCGGGGCAGGATCCGCTGGAGTTTCGCCGCAAGATGCTGAAGCCGAAACATCGCGCGGTGCTCGATGCGGCGGCCGCTAAAGCCAACTATGGCAAGGCGCCGAAAGGCATCTACCAGGGCGTGGCGCAGATCATGGGTTTTGGCAGCTATGTCGCCGCCATCGCCGATGTTTCTGTGAGCGACGGTGGGCAGCTGAAGATCCATCGTATCGTCGGCGCTACGGATTGCGGCTATGCCGTCAATCCAGCGCAGATCGAACGCCAGATCGCCGGTTCCTTCGTCTACGGTCTCACGGCGGCGATGTATGGTGAAATCACGGTCAAGGATGGCGCTGTCGAACAGACGAACTTCGACAGCTACAACATGATGCGCATTGATGAGATGCCGAAGATCGAATGCGTGATCGTGCCGAGCGGTGGCTTCTGGGGCGGTGTCGGCGAGCCGACCATCGCCGTTGCGGCGCCGGCTGTTCTCAACGGGATCGCGCTGGCGACGGGTAAGCGTATCCGCGACATGCCGTTGATGAACCATAGTTTGAAGAAAGCGTGA
- a CDS encoding cytochrome C encodes MVRLSQYVKVSLPLALFMGATAVTSIPAAAQSLVPPPGALSCSGCHPIDPSVDSPVTRLDGRDANEITDAVIAFKSGKAPATVMDRIAKGFTDDEIRAIAGWYAKRKE; translated from the coding sequence ATGGTCCGCCTTTCGCAATATGTAAAAGTAAGCCTGCCGTTGGCGCTCTTCATGGGCGCCACGGCAGTAACCTCGATCCCGGCGGCCGCCCAGTCCCTGGTGCCGCCGCCGGGAGCCTTGTCGTGTTCGGGCTGTCATCCGATCGATCCTTCGGTCGACAGCCCGGTGACGCGCCTCGATGGTCGCGATGCCAATGAGATTACTGATGCTGTTATCGCCTTCAAGAGCGGCAAAGCGCCGGCGACAGTGATGGATCGGATCGCCAAAGGATTCACTGACGACGAGATCCGCGCCATCGCCGGCTGGTATGCGAAGCGGAAGGAATGA
- a CDS encoding NAD(P)/FAD-dependent oxidoreductase, whose translation MTHAMDRRKFVTGAAAGASTALLARPAVAQGVNGNVVIIGGGFAGATCARVLSSVPGNLSVTLVEPNETYTACPFSNLVIAGLRDIHDQEFGYEQLAFRGVKVLQASASNVDADKKLVTLSDGASLTYDRLIVAPGIDIRWDGLPGYNEAAANVMPHAWKAGAQTLLLRKQLEAMDDGGLVVMSAPENPFRCPPGPYERASLIAHYLKTKKPKSKLLLLDAKDVFSKQHLFQDAWKALYGDMLEWVSLSSGGKVISVDPQTMVLKTDFATHKAQVANVIPPQKAGKIAELAGVTDRSGWCPIDPVSFESRLRPGIHVVGDAAIAGAMPKSAFAANAQAKACAVAVAMMLADKAPVEPRLINTCYSLVSPDYGITVAGVYKPTNGQLMDIPGAGGTSPLNAPAETRRQEAVFANGWFETITAEVFG comes from the coding sequence ATGACACACGCGATGGACCGGCGAAAATTCGTGACGGGCGCGGCGGCTGGCGCGTCGACGGCGTTGCTGGCGCGCCCGGCGGTTGCCCAGGGCGTCAACGGAAATGTGGTGATCATCGGCGGCGGTTTTGCCGGTGCGACCTGCGCGCGGGTTTTGAGTAGCGTTCCCGGCAACCTGTCGGTGACGTTGGTCGAACCGAACGAGACTTACACGGCCTGTCCGTTCAGCAATCTGGTGATTGCCGGGCTGCGTGACATTCACGATCAGGAGTTCGGCTATGAACAGCTCGCCTTTCGCGGGGTGAAGGTGCTGCAGGCCAGTGCGTCCAATGTCGATGCCGATAAAAAATTGGTTACGCTGTCTGATGGGGCATCGCTCACCTATGACCGTCTCATCGTCGCGCCAGGCATCGATATCCGCTGGGATGGCTTGCCGGGCTATAATGAAGCGGCAGCCAATGTGATGCCCCATGCGTGGAAGGCGGGCGCGCAGACATTATTGCTGCGCAAGCAGCTGGAAGCGATGGACGACGGCGGCCTCGTTGTCATGTCCGCGCCGGAAAATCCGTTTCGCTGTCCGCCAGGGCCTTATGAGCGCGCCAGTTTGATCGCGCATTATCTGAAGACCAAGAAGCCAAAATCAAAACTGCTGCTCTTGGATGCCAAGGATGTGTTCTCCAAACAGCACCTGTTTCAGGATGCCTGGAAGGCGCTCTATGGCGATATGCTTGAATGGGTGTCGCTGTCGTCTGGTGGCAAGGTCATCTCCGTTGATCCGCAGACGATGGTTTTGAAAACCGATTTTGCCACCCACAAGGCGCAAGTCGCCAATGTCATTCCACCGCAGAAGGCAGGCAAGATCGCTGAACTGGCTGGCGTGACCGATCGCAGTGGTTGGTGTCCTATCGATCCGGTGTCGTTTGAATCCCGGTTGCGGCCGGGCATTCACGTGGTTGGCGATGCGGCCATCGCAGGCGCCATGCCGAAATCGGCCTTTGCGGCCAATGCCCAGGCCAAAGCCTGCGCGGTCGCCGTCGCGATGATGCTCGCGGATAAGGCGCCCGTGGAACCACGTTTGATCAACACCTGTTACAGCCTCGTCTCACCCGACTACGGCATCACCGTTGCCGGTGTTTACAAGCCGACCAATGGCCAGCTCATGGATATTCCAGGCGCAGGCGGCACAAGCCCACTCAACGCGCCGGCGGAAACGCGTCGGCAAGAGGCGGTTTTCGCGAATGGCTGGTTCGAAACCATCACGGCGGAAGTCTTTGGCTAG
- the soxX gene encoding sulfur oxidation c-type cytochrome SoxX translates to MPFKIEGDAIPLSLTGQPGDPMQGRGLVVSRQTGLCLLCHSGPFPDERFQGTLAPSLAGAGTRLTPGQLRLRLVDGKRLKPDTIMPSYYDLDGLDRVAPGFAGKTILNAAQIEDVVAFLSTLRD, encoded by the coding sequence GTGCCGTTCAAGATTGAGGGCGATGCGATTCCCTTGTCCCTGACGGGTCAGCCTGGCGATCCGATGCAGGGACGTGGTTTGGTGGTGAGCCGGCAGACCGGTCTGTGCCTGCTGTGTCATTCCGGACCATTTCCGGATGAGCGTTTCCAGGGCACACTCGCGCCGAGCCTGGCGGGGGCGGGAACGCGGTTGACGCCGGGCCAGTTGCGCTTGCGGCTCGTCGATGGGAAGCGGTTGAAACCGGACACGATCATGCCATCCTATTATGACCTTGATGGCCTGGATCGTGTGGCGCCAGGCTTTGCGGGCAAGACGATTTTGAACGCGGCGCAAATTGAAGATGTCGTGGCTTTCCTGTCCACGCTGCGCGATTGA
- a CDS encoding SoxY-related AACIE arm protein, with protein sequence MIETRRIFLLRSAGFAVAASGVVLAGGQGQATPEAMAQLIAEIAAGRPITKGKVTLDLPPLIDNGNAVPMTVTVDSPMTEQNYVKSIHVVNEKNPQPHVIVCHLGPRSGRAAFSTRIKLADAQVVTAIAEMSDGTLWMDSANVIVTLAACLEDIL encoded by the coding sequence ATGATCGAGACGCGACGCATTTTCCTTCTTCGCTCGGCGGGGTTCGCCGTGGCCGCGAGCGGCGTTGTTTTAGCCGGTGGGCAAGGTCAGGCAACGCCGGAGGCGATGGCGCAGCTCATCGCAGAAATCGCTGCAGGCCGTCCGATCACGAAGGGTAAGGTGACGCTTGATCTGCCGCCGTTGATCGACAATGGCAATGCCGTGCCGATGACGGTGACTGTCGACAGTCCGATGACCGAGCAGAATTATGTGAAGTCCATCCATGTGGTGAATGAGAAAAATCCGCAGCCGCATGTCATCGTCTGTCACCTCGGCCCACGCTCCGGCCGCGCCGCATTTTCGACTCGTATCAAGCTGGCGGATGCTCAAGTCGTCACGGCAATCGCGGAAATGAGCGACGGAACGCTGTGGATGGATTCCGCCAATGTCATCGTCACGCTGGCGGCCTGCCTGGAGGATATTCTCTGA
- the soxZ gene encoding thiosulfate oxidation carrier complex protein SoxZ has protein sequence MARALINVPQQAKPGEIIEIKALISHPMETGFRVGTNGQLIPRNIVQSFTCTYGGEEVFKADYSQAIAANPFISFFTRATQSGDIVLTWRGDNGFEASETVHIQVE, from the coding sequence ATGGCCCGCGCGCTGATCAATGTGCCGCAGCAAGCGAAGCCCGGCGAGATTATCGAGATCAAGGCGCTGATCTCGCATCCGATGGAAACCGGTTTCCGTGTCGGGACGAACGGTCAACTGATCCCCCGCAACATCGTGCAGAGCTTCACTTGCACATATGGCGGTGAGGAGGTGTTCAAGGCTGACTACTCCCAGGCGATTGCTGCCAATCCGTTCATCTCCTTCTTCACGCGGGCGACGCAGAGCGGGGACATCGTTCTCACCTGGCGCGGAGACAATGGTTTCGAAGCGTCCGAAACCGTCCACATTCAAGTCGAATGA
- the soxA gene encoding sulfur oxidation c-type cytochrome SoxA: MKAALVFSLVLASTVLALAAEIAPSERKSGFEFMGRDTQAMQQDDTSNPGMLSVLDGGALWDRPDGADKKACASCHGDASRSMEGVAARYPAFDPAVGKVIDLEQRINLCRSDHQKAPAFAYESPDLLALSAFVARQSRGLPIAIASDARNAEALAEGRKLFTARVGQLNLSCAICHDDNWGQKLGGTSIPQGHPNGYPLYRLEWQAMGSLQRRLRNCMIGMRAEPYSYGSTEFVALELFLMQRAQGIAMESPAVRP; this comes from the coding sequence ATGAAAGCCGCTCTCGTCTTCTCTCTGGTGCTTGCGTCGACGGTGCTTGCTCTTGCAGCGGAGATCGCGCCAAGCGAGCGTAAATCCGGCTTTGAGTTCATGGGGCGGGATACGCAGGCCATGCAGCAAGACGACACGTCCAATCCGGGCATGCTGTCGGTCCTTGATGGCGGTGCGCTTTGGGATCGGCCTGATGGTGCCGACAAGAAAGCCTGCGCTTCCTGTCATGGTGATGCGAGCCGGAGCATGGAGGGTGTCGCGGCGCGCTATCCGGCTTTTGATCCGGCCGTGGGGAAAGTGATTGATCTCGAACAGCGGATCAATCTTTGCCGGAGCGATCACCAGAAAGCGCCAGCATTCGCCTATGAGAGCCCCGATCTTCTGGCGCTGTCGGCCTTTGTCGCACGCCAGTCGCGCGGCCTGCCGATCGCGATTGCATCTGACGCGCGCAATGCTGAAGCTCTGGCGGAAGGGCGCAAACTGTTCACCGCGCGGGTGGGGCAGCTCAATCTGTCCTGCGCGATCTGCCATGACGACAATTGGGGGCAAAAGCTCGGCGGCACGTCGATTCCGCAAGGACATCCCAACGGCTATCCGCTCTATCGGCTCGAATGGCAGGCGATGGGATCGCTGCAGCGCCGGCTGCGCAATTGCATGATCGGTATGCGGGCCGAACCCTATTCCTATGGCTCGACGGAGTTCGTCGCCCTGGAACTGTTCCTGATGCAGCGCGCGCAAGGCATTGCGATGGAATCGCCCGCCGTGCGGCCCTAG
- a CDS encoding MaoC family dehydratase, which produces MSESEVATSDVVWPCPFAVGETFESDVTFDAAGIRSFATLVGDTNPLHHDEAFARQSRFGRLIACGAQTSSIMIGRTANIVTQRTASLGLDLYYRFRRAVLADEPMHIRWTVASVTPKPSHKGYIVGFEGEMVNSAGEVAVSASAKSLVFEGHI; this is translated from the coding sequence ATGTCCGAATCCGAGGTTGCGACATCCGACGTGGTCTGGCCCTGCCCCTTTGCGGTGGGTGAGACGTTCGAGAGCGACGTCACGTTCGACGCGGCGGGCATCCGCAGCTTCGCCACCCTGGTCGGCGACACCAATCCGCTGCACCACGATGAAGCCTTCGCGCGCCAAAGCCGTTTCGGCCGGCTGATCGCCTGCGGCGCCCAAACGTCGAGCATCATGATCGGCCGCACGGCCAATATCGTCACACAGCGGACGGCGAGCCTGGGCCTCGACTTGTACTACCGCTTTCGCCGGGCGGTTCTCGCCGACGAACCCATGCACATCCGCTGGACCGTGGCTTCGGTCACGCCGAAGCCGAGCCATAAGGGCTATATCGTTGGTTTCGAAGGTGAAATGGTGAACTCGGCCGGTGAGGTCGCCGTCTCCGCGTCCGCCAAGAGCCTGGTGTTCGAAGGCCATATCTGA
- a CDS encoding amidohydrolase family protein, translating into MIIDCHAHVSAPAALWAYKASILSHRGAHGRGKVEVTDEEIKAAYFKKEMGPVGHIPMMEKNGIDKQLISPRPFQMMHSFQPPRVVQWFTEETNDVIARSVQLFPDKFFGVCGLPQAAGEPIKAVLPELERCITKLGFKGCLLNPDPYENGGQEAPGLGDHYWYPLYEKLCELDVPAHIHATGSKSDRTPYTLHFINEESIAVYNLVKSDVFKDFPKLKIVVSHGGGAIPYQIGRFMRGGDFLEGLRKLYFDTVLYTEAGLRLLIETVGVDRCIYGAECPGVGSGLNPKTGTTWDDIVPIINRFDWLSDADKKTIFSENATKVFKL; encoded by the coding sequence ATGATTATTGACTGCCATGCCCATGTGAGCGCGCCTGCGGCTCTCTGGGCGTACAAAGCCTCAATTCTGTCGCATCGCGGCGCCCATGGGCGCGGCAAGGTCGAAGTGACCGACGAGGAGATCAAGGCCGCTTATTTCAAGAAGGAAATGGGTCCGGTCGGGCACATTCCGATGATGGAAAAGAACGGCATCGACAAGCAGCTGATCTCGCCGCGGCCGTTCCAGATGATGCACAGCTTCCAGCCGCCGCGTGTCGTGCAGTGGTTTACGGAAGAGACGAACGACGTCATCGCGCGCTCCGTTCAACTGTTTCCGGACAAGTTCTTCGGCGTTTGCGGCCTGCCGCAAGCAGCCGGCGAGCCGATCAAGGCGGTTCTGCCCGAACTGGAACGTTGCATCACCAAGCTCGGCTTCAAGGGCTGTCTGCTCAACCCGGATCCTTATGAGAACGGTGGCCAGGAAGCCCCGGGCCTCGGCGACCACTATTGGTATCCGCTCTACGAGAAGCTGTGCGAACTGGACGTGCCGGCGCACATCCACGCGACTGGTTCTAAGTCTGATCGCACGCCCTACACGCTGCACTTCATCAACGAAGAATCGATCGCCGTTTACAACCTCGTGAAATCCGACGTGTTCAAGGATTTCCCGAAGTTGAAGATCGTTGTTTCCCATGGCGGTGGCGCGATCCCGTATCAGATCGGGCGCTTCATGCGCGGCGGTGATTTCCTCGAAGGCTTGCGCAAGCTGTACTTCGACACCGTGCTCTATACGGAAGCCGGTCTGCGGCTTTTGATCGAGACGGTCGGGGTGGATCGTTGCATCTATGGCGCGGAATGCCCTGGCGTTGGCTCAGGCCTCAACCCGAAGACCGGCACGACCTGGGACGATATCGTGCCGATCATCAATCGGTTCGATTGGCTGAGCGACGCCGACAAGAAGACCATCTTCTCGGAGAACGCGACCAAGGTGTTCAAGCTTTAA
- a CDS encoding amidohydrolase family protein encodes MKKIALEEHCMVPGLAAYWEGTMADVPKEIYERIRTRLFDYGEMRLREMDEAGIAKSILSVAGPGVQVETNTATALKTASEANDHLAAQIAPNKDRLYAFAHIALQDAHAAAKELERCVTQLGFKGALINGHSIGHYLDERQFDPFWAKAEELQVPVYLHPADPPVQYKSFDGYDALRRATWGWTVETGTHVLRMVFGGVFDRFPKAILAVGHLGETMPFLLWRLDSRAKLYGVKLKREPSDYIRENMYATLSGMYSAEPFNCSIAALGQSRVMFSADYPFENWVTAGKFMDDVQVPEDVRSAVAWSNAAKLFRLE; translated from the coding sequence TTGAAGAAGATTGCGCTCGAAGAGCATTGCATGGTTCCAGGCCTCGCCGCCTATTGGGAAGGCACGATGGCCGACGTGCCCAAGGAGATCTATGAACGCATCCGCACCCGCCTGTTCGACTATGGCGAAATGCGCCTGCGCGAAATGGACGAAGCCGGCATCGCCAAATCGATCCTTTCGGTTGCCGGCCCCGGCGTGCAGGTTGAAACGAACACCGCGACAGCGCTGAAAACCGCTTCTGAGGCCAACGATCATCTAGCGGCGCAGATCGCGCCGAACAAAGATCGTCTCTACGCCTTCGCCCACATCGCCCTGCAGGATGCCCATGCGGCGGCGAAGGAACTCGAGCGTTGCGTCACGCAGCTCGGTTTTAAGGGCGCTTTGATCAACGGCCATAGCATCGGCCACTATCTGGACGAGCGCCAATTCGATCCGTTCTGGGCCAAGGCCGAGGAACTGCAAGTGCCCGTCTACCTGCATCCGGCCGATCCGCCAGTGCAGTACAAGTCCTTCGATGGCTACGACGCCCTGCGCCGAGCCACCTGGGGTTGGACGGTTGAGACCGGCACCCATGTTCTACGCATGGTGTTCGGCGGGGTGTTCGATCGCTTTCCCAAGGCCATTCTTGCTGTCGGACATCTGGGCGAAACCATGCCCTTCCTGCTGTGGCGGCTCGACAGCCGCGCCAAGCTCTATGGCGTGAAACTGAAGCGCGAGCCATCCGACTACATCCGCGAAAATATGTACGCCACCTTGTCCGGCATGTATTCGGCCGAGCCGTTCAATTGCTCGATCGCGGCGCTCGGCCAATCGCGCGTGATGTTCTCGGCCGACTATCCCTTCGAGAATTGGGTAACGGCCGGCAAATTCATGGACGATGTCCAGGTGCCCGAAGACGTCCGTTCAGCCGTCGCCTGGAGCAATGCGGCGAAGCTTTTCCGGCTCGAGTAA
- a CDS encoding M24 family metallopeptidase, with protein sequence MMPVLPERLRPLLETDYPRASDNEMQRRRAAVAQAMAENNVDHLIFYGANRAGSSVQWLTHWMVTNEAAGIFTPGEQDKVFIHYYNHLPLARRMAPQADMRWAGENTAANLVEELAKRNAKPGRVGVIGPLGFDAHAVLSTRFGPLVNLNRAYVNLRRIKSAEELDWFRLGAYFSDLGMAALRDTAQPGVSERELANAIERAYVGLGGQTVIHYIGTTSMHDPQVAVPTQYCSTRRLQMGDIVFAEITATFWDHSGQILRSFTIGEEPAPLYRELHTVAEAAFNAMAAVLRAGALPADVVKASGLIEDAGFTVIDDILHGYGGGYFPPVLGARSRSNGPIPEQPFAAGQLVVIQPNVVTLDGKAGVQSGEMVLITETGIERMHQLPRGFIRL encoded by the coding sequence ATGATGCCTGTATTGCCTGAACGCCTACGGCCTTTGCTGGAGACCGACTATCCCCGCGCCTCGGACAACGAAATGCAGCGGCGGCGCGCCGCCGTTGCCCAGGCGATGGCTGAGAACAATGTCGATCATCTGATCTTCTATGGCGCCAATCGTGCCGGCTCATCCGTGCAATGGCTAACCCATTGGATGGTGACGAACGAGGCCGCCGGCATCTTCACGCCCGGCGAACAGGACAAGGTCTTCATCCACTATTACAATCACCTGCCCCTCGCGCGACGGATGGCGCCGCAAGCGGATATGCGCTGGGCCGGAGAAAACACGGCGGCCAATCTTGTCGAAGAGTTGGCGAAGCGAAATGCCAAGCCGGGCCGCGTCGGCGTCATCGGCCCCTTGGGCTTCGATGCCCATGCGGTGCTCAGCACTCGTTTCGGTCCGCTCGTCAATCTGAATCGCGCTTACGTCAATCTGCGCCGCATCAAATCAGCGGAAGAACTCGATTGGTTCAGGCTCGGCGCCTATTTCTCCGATCTCGGCATGGCGGCCTTGCGTGATACAGCCCAACCAGGTGTCAGCGAGCGTGAACTCGCTAATGCGATCGAGCGAGCTTATGTCGGCCTCGGCGGACAGACCGTCATCCATTACATCGGCACCACGTCGATGCACGATCCGCAGGTGGCCGTGCCGACGCAATATTGCTCAACGCGTCGGCTGCAAATGGGCGATATCGTCTTCGCTGAAATCACCGCCACGTTCTGGGACCATTCCGGGCAAATCCTGCGTTCGTTCACGATCGGCGAAGAACCGGCGCCGCTTTATCGCGAGCTCCATACGGTGGCGGAGGCCGCTTTCAACGCGATGGCTGCTGTGCTGCGCGCCGGCGCTCTGCCGGCTGATGTCGTCAAAGCCTCCGGACTGATCGAAGACGCCGGCTTCACTGTCATCGACGATATTCTGCATGGCTATGGCGGTGGCTATTTCCCGCCTGTGCTCGGCGCCCGCTCACGCTCCAACGGGCCGATTCCCGAGCAACCTTTCGCCGCCGGACAGCTTGTCGTCATCCAGCCGAATGTGGTGACGCTTGATGGTAAGGCTGGCGTACAGAGCGGCGAAATGGTGCTCATCACCGAAACCGGTATCGAGCGGATGCATCAGCTACCGCGCGGTTTCATCAGACTTTAA